One part of the Dyadobacter sp. 676 genome encodes these proteins:
- a CDS encoding ketose-bisphosphate aldolase has product MLLTTKQLFLKCYGRYAVPAVNVFFMEEIHGLFAAAQEADAPFIVQTTPFARDYAHAEMLLSMIGAAARIYPRVVYAVHMDHGYEEHIFDAIDKGGYTSVMIDASHDDFETNVARTRAVVAAAHAKGISVEAELGVLAGVEDDLTVDAAHSFYTNPRQVEDFVNATDCDSLAIAVGTSHGAYKFSGGQGLQFHILEEIRRRLPGFPLVLHGGSNVAPEVIERINAAGGRLKTDAKGVQEDEVRKAIPLGICKINIATDTRLLWTMVNREFFRDRPDEFAPTTPGKIFMEEYKKVYVKKVRIVWLLR; this is encoded by the coding sequence ATGCTCTTAACAACGAAACAGCTCTTCCTTAAATGCTATGGCCGGTACGCCGTTCCGGCCGTGAATGTGTTTTTCATGGAGGAAATCCACGGGCTTTTCGCCGCCGCACAGGAAGCCGATGCACCGTTTATCGTGCAGACGACGCCTTTCGCACGCGACTATGCACACGCGGAAATGCTCCTCTCCATGATCGGCGCGGCCGCGCGCATCTACCCGCGCGTGGTGTACGCCGTCCACATGGACCATGGTTATGAAGAACACATTTTCGACGCGATCGATAAAGGCGGCTATACATCGGTAATGATCGACGCGTCGCATGATGATTTCGAAACAAATGTGGCCCGTACCAGGGCCGTTGTGGCCGCTGCGCATGCCAAGGGCATTAGTGTGGAAGCGGAACTGGGCGTGCTCGCAGGCGTAGAAGACGACCTGACCGTGGATGCCGCGCATTCGTTTTACACCAATCCCCGGCAGGTGGAGGACTTTGTGAATGCCACGGATTGCGACAGTCTGGCCATTGCCGTTGGAACCAGCCACGGAGCATACAAATTTTCCGGCGGCCAGGGACTCCAATTCCACATTCTCGAGGAAATCCGGCGCCGTTTACCCGGCTTCCCGCTGGTTCTGCACGGCGGCTCCAATGTGGCTCCGGAAGTTATCGAACGCATCAACGCTGCGGGCGGACGGCTCAAAACGGATGCCAAAGGTGTGCAGGAAGATGAAGTAAGAAAGGCCATACCGCTGGGTATCTGCAAGATCAACATCGCTACCGACACCCGCCTGCTCTGGACAATGGTGAACCGCGAATTTTTCCGCGACCGGCCCGACGAATTCGCTCCCACTACCCCAGGGAAGATTTTTATGGAAGAATACAAAAAAGTTTATGTTAAAAAAGTTCGAATTGTTTGGCTGCTCCGGTAA
- the iolD gene encoding 3D-(3,5/4)-trihydroxycyclohexane-1,2-dione acylhydrolase (decyclizing) — protein sequence MTRRLTVAQATIMFLKNQYIERDGVEEPYFGGCFGIFGHGNVAGLGQALQENPDFRYYQCRNEQSMVHTAVAYAKVKNRLGAFVCTTSIGPGATNMITGAALATINRLPVLLLPGDIFATREPNPVLQQLESAASQDVSVNDCFKPVSKYWDRINRPEQLIYSLPEVMRVLTSQAEMGAVTLSMPQDVQTHAYDFPESLFQKRVWHVGRPRPDLVTLRKAAEWIRSAEKPVIVAGGGAIYSGATGVLHDFATKTGIPVGETFAGKGAVRFDAPYSIGGLGATGTKYAIDVANQADLVIGIGTRYSDFTTASKSIFKNDGVRFININISEFDAFKHAALPVIGDAKAALEELAALLGNYEVAAGYREHIADINKAWDDEVTQIYAEGNGTVPPIDQAVVIGTLNSFMDDRDVMINASGSAPGDLHKLWRATDPKNFHLEYGYSCMGYEIAAGLGAKMADPSREVYVLCGDGGYLMNNHEIVTAIQEGVRFTILLLNNNGYASIGGLSESIGSERFGTMYKYRDTATGQLTGNFLPVDLAANAESLGANVIRATDRQSLENALEQAKTADRTTVIYIETSLYRTVKGYHAWWEVPVAEVSTSPTVQKAFETYRENKKTQRIFL from the coding sequence ATGACAAGACGACTCACTGTGGCGCAGGCCACCATCATGTTCCTTAAAAACCAGTATATCGAGCGCGACGGTGTCGAAGAACCGTATTTCGGAGGTTGCTTCGGTATTTTCGGGCATGGCAATGTAGCGGGACTGGGCCAGGCATTGCAGGAGAACCCCGATTTCCGGTATTACCAGTGCCGGAACGAGCAGTCGATGGTGCACACGGCGGTGGCTTATGCAAAGGTAAAAAACCGGCTGGGCGCGTTTGTTTGCACGACGTCGATCGGGCCGGGTGCGACCAATATGATCACCGGCGCCGCCCTCGCGACGATCAATCGATTGCCTGTGCTGCTGCTTCCCGGCGATATTTTCGCAACACGGGAGCCTAACCCGGTTCTGCAACAACTGGAAAGCGCCGCGTCGCAGGATGTTTCGGTAAACGACTGTTTTAAGCCTGTTTCGAAATACTGGGACCGCATTAACCGGCCGGAGCAACTCATTTACTCGCTGCCCGAGGTTATGCGCGTGCTTACCTCGCAGGCCGAAATGGGCGCTGTAACGCTGTCTATGCCGCAGGATGTGCAAACTCACGCTTACGATTTCCCGGAATCATTGTTCCAAAAAAGGGTATGGCACGTGGGTCGCCCCCGCCCGGACCTGGTTACGCTCCGGAAAGCTGCCGAATGGATCAGGTCCGCGGAGAAACCGGTAATTGTAGCCGGTGGCGGAGCCATTTACAGTGGCGCCACGGGTGTTTTGCACGATTTTGCTACGAAAACCGGCATTCCGGTGGGCGAAACTTTTGCGGGAAAGGGGGCGGTCAGGTTCGACGCTCCGTACAGTATCGGCGGGCTTGGCGCAACCGGTACCAAATATGCCATTGACGTAGCGAACCAGGCTGATCTGGTAATTGGCATCGGAACCCGGTACAGCGATTTTACAACCGCTTCCAAATCGATATTCAAAAACGACGGCGTCCGTTTTATCAACATCAATATCAGCGAATTCGACGCGTTCAAGCACGCCGCATTGCCGGTGATCGGCGACGCGAAGGCCGCATTGGAAGAGCTGGCCGCATTGCTGGGCAACTACGAAGTAGCAGCCGGTTACCGCGAGCACATTGCCGACATTAACAAGGCGTGGGATGACGAAGTAACGCAAATCTATGCCGAAGGAAACGGCACCGTCCCTCCTATCGATCAGGCTGTTGTGATTGGTACGTTAAACAGCTTCATGGACGACCGCGATGTGATGATCAACGCTTCGGGCAGCGCCCCCGGCGACCTGCATAAACTCTGGCGTGCCACCGATCCTAAAAACTTCCACCTCGAATATGGCTATTCGTGCATGGGTTACGAGATCGCCGCCGGCCTTGGCGCAAAAATGGCCGACCCTTCACGTGAAGTGTATGTGCTCTGCGGCGACGGCGGGTATCTGATGAACAACCATGAGATCGTAACGGCTATTCAGGAGGGTGTCCGGTTCACCATCTTACTTTTGAACAACAACGGCTATGCAAGCATCGGCGGATTGTCGGAAAGCATCGGCAGTGAGCGTTTTGGAACAATGTATAAATACCGCGATACCGCGACCGGCCAGCTTACCGGCAACTTTTTGCCTGTGGACCTTGCCGCGAACGCCGAAAGCCTCGGAGCGAACGTTATCCGGGCCACCGACAGGCAATCACTCGAAAATGCGTTGGAGCAAGCCAAAACCGCCGACCGTACGACGGTGATTTACATCGAAACGAGCCTTTACCGCACGGTAAAGGGTTACCACGCCTGGTGGGAAGTGCCCGTGGCGGAAGTGTCGACATCACCGACCGTTCAAAAAGCATTTGAAACCTACCGCGAGAACAAGAAAACGCAAAGAATATTTTTATAG
- a CDS encoding CoA-acylating methylmalonate-semialdehyde dehydrogenase, whose translation MEKLQNYINGRWVDSHSGHFADVLNPATQEVLAQVPYGNAQDVADAAAAAHEGFQEWRSTPVSKRVQYLFKLKTLLEDNADDIARTITLESGKTFAEAKAEMVRAIENVENACGMPTLIQGEFSEDIAKGIDEYMIRQPLGVCACIAPFNFPGMITFWFLPYALACGNSYIIKPSEKVPLTMTKIVGLMEQLDLPKGVLNLVQGARETVDAILEHPVIKGISFVGSSNVARYVYAKGSANGKRVQAQGGAKNPVIVLPDADIEMTSQIVIDSVYGCAGQRCLAASTIITVGEHKDITESLVESAKNRKTGFGLDSDVLMGPVITSESKNRVHSLIDKGLHEGGRLLVDGRNARIEGYENGNFIAPTIIEDIPLDGELAATEIFGPVLSLVHINTIDEAIRFINSGKYGNMACIFTSSGLNARRFRHEAEAGNIGINIGVAAPVAQFPFSGWKDSFYGDLHGQGKHAVEFFTQTKVVIERWLKEWNRKF comes from the coding sequence ATGGAAAAATTACAGAATTACATCAACGGCCGCTGGGTCGACAGCCATTCCGGTCATTTTGCGGATGTGCTGAACCCGGCTACCCAGGAAGTGCTGGCGCAAGTGCCGTACGGCAATGCGCAGGACGTGGCCGATGCCGCCGCGGCTGCCCATGAAGGATTTCAGGAATGGAGAAGTACGCCGGTTTCGAAGCGCGTGCAATATTTGTTTAAACTGAAAACACTCCTCGAAGACAACGCCGACGACATTGCCAGAACGATTACGCTCGAATCGGGCAAGACGTTCGCCGAAGCGAAGGCTGAAATGGTGCGCGCGATCGAGAACGTGGAAAACGCCTGCGGAATGCCTACCCTGATCCAGGGCGAATTCTCCGAAGATATTGCCAAAGGCATCGACGAATATATGATCCGCCAGCCGCTGGGCGTTTGCGCGTGCATCGCGCCGTTCAACTTCCCGGGCATGATCACATTCTGGTTCCTCCCCTATGCCCTGGCATGTGGCAACAGCTACATTATCAAGCCTTCGGAAAAGGTGCCCCTAACCATGACCAAAATCGTTGGTCTTATGGAGCAGCTCGACCTTCCGAAAGGCGTTTTGAATCTCGTGCAAGGTGCGCGTGAAACGGTAGACGCGATTCTCGAACATCCGGTAATCAAGGGGATCAGCTTTGTGGGCTCTTCCAATGTGGCGCGCTATGTGTACGCCAAAGGTTCGGCCAACGGCAAACGCGTACAGGCACAGGGCGGCGCCAAAAACCCGGTAATCGTGCTGCCCGACGCGGACATCGAAATGACTTCGCAAATCGTAATCGACAGCGTTTATGGATGTGCCGGCCAGCGATGCCTGGCCGCATCGACGATCATCACGGTCGGCGAGCACAAGGACATCACCGAAAGTCTGGTTGAATCCGCCAAAAACCGCAAAACCGGCTTCGGGCTGGATTCGGACGTGCTGATGGGGCCTGTGATAACCTCCGAGAGCAAAAACCGCGTGCATAGCCTGATTGACAAAGGCTTGCATGAAGGCGGCCGCTTACTCGTGGACGGTCGCAATGCGAGAATCGAAGGCTACGAAAACGGTAACTTCATTGCCCCAACCATTATAGAAGACATTCCCCTGGATGGAGAGCTCGCAGCGACCGAAATTTTCGGGCCGGTATTAAGTTTGGTACATATTAATACCATCGATGAAGCCATCCGCTTTATCAACTCCGGAAAATATGGGAATATGGCGTGCATTTTCACAAGCAGCGGCCTGAATGCCCGCCGCTTCCGCCATGAAGCCGAGGCCGGCAATATCGGCATCAACATCGGCGTGGCGGCGCCGGTGGCCCAGTTCCCGTTCTCGGGCTGGAAAGACAGTTTCTACGGCGACCTGCACGGCCAGGGCAAGCACGCGGTCGAGTTCTTCACCCAAACCAAGGTGGTAATCGAACGCTGGCTGAAAGAGTGGAACAGAAAATTCTAA
- a CDS encoding sodium/solute symporter (Members of the Solute:Sodium Symporter (SSS), TC 2.A.21 as described in tcdb.org, catalyze solute:Na+ symport. Known solutes for members of the family include sugars, amino acids, nucleosides, inositols, vitamins, urea or anions, depending on the system.), whose protein sequence is MSATGLQSLDYIVFFIYLIGVSAYGYWIYKKKRSKEVSSTDYFLAEGSLTFWAIGASIIASNISAEHFIGMSGSGFAIGLAISSYEWMAAASLIVVALFILPVYLKNKIYTMPQFLRERYNPTVATIMAVFWLLLYVFVNLTSILYLGALALEVTAGLDFQYAIVGLGLFAIVITIGGMKVIGYTDVVQVVVLVLGGLATTYLALDLVSQHFNKPGLFNALALLREQADSHFHMILPKDNPFYKDLPGLTVIVGAMWINNLAYFGCNQYIIQRSLGASLPTARKGILFAAFLKLLIPIIVVIPGIAAFVLYQNGMFQQEMLDGNVVKPDHAYPVLLNLLPAGLKGMAFAALTAAIVASLAGKANSISTIFTLDIYKQYIAPHATERQLVRVGRYTIYVAMGIGIVIAPQLRVLDQAYQFIQEYSSFITPGVFAIFILGMFWKRTTSAAALTAALLTIPLSTAGKFLAPEIPFLDRMGYIFLILCAVIAAISLADPKSKNNPKGLDIEASMFRPGKSFVIGSVLICGVLAALYTIFW, encoded by the coding sequence ATGTCCGCTACCGGTCTGCAATCGCTGGATTACATAGTATTTTTCATCTATCTGATAGGCGTTTCCGCTTATGGTTACTGGATTTACAAAAAGAAACGTTCGAAAGAGGTTAGCTCAACCGACTACTTTCTCGCGGAGGGCTCGCTGACATTCTGGGCAATTGGTGCTTCCATTATCGCCTCGAATATTTCCGCCGAGCATTTCATCGGCATGTCGGGATCGGGATTTGCCATTGGCCTCGCTATTTCTTCCTATGAGTGGATGGCCGCGGCTTCGCTCATTGTCGTGGCGTTGTTTATCCTGCCTGTCTATCTCAAAAACAAGATTTACACCATGCCGCAATTTTTGCGGGAAAGGTATAATCCCACCGTCGCGACTATTATGGCGGTTTTCTGGCTTCTGTTGTATGTGTTTGTCAACCTTACCTCGATCCTGTACCTGGGAGCGCTCGCACTGGAAGTGACGGCCGGGCTGGACTTTCAATACGCGATTGTGGGCCTTGGCCTTTTTGCCATTGTAATAACCATCGGTGGAATGAAGGTGATCGGGTATACCGATGTGGTACAGGTGGTTGTACTTGTCCTGGGCGGTTTGGCTACGACCTATCTTGCCCTGGATCTTGTTTCGCAGCATTTCAACAAGCCGGGCCTTTTTAATGCGCTGGCGTTACTACGCGAACAGGCCGATTCGCATTTCCACATGATCCTGCCGAAGGACAACCCGTTTTACAAAGATCTTCCCGGACTTACGGTCATCGTCGGCGCGATGTGGATCAACAACCTGGCCTACTTTGGTTGCAACCAGTACATTATCCAGCGAAGCCTCGGGGCCAGTTTGCCAACTGCACGAAAGGGCATTCTGTTTGCCGCATTTCTCAAATTACTGATTCCGATCATCGTCGTGATTCCGGGCATCGCCGCATTCGTGCTATATCAAAACGGCATGTTCCAGCAGGAAATGCTCGACGGCAATGTCGTGAAACCGGACCACGCCTACCCGGTTTTGCTGAACCTCCTTCCCGCAGGATTGAAAGGGATGGCTTTTGCAGCGCTCACCGCCGCCATCGTAGCGTCGCTGGCCGGTAAAGCCAACAGTATATCAACGATTTTTACACTAGACATTTACAAACAGTACATCGCCCCGCATGCCACCGAACGCCAGCTTGTCCGAGTGGGCCGCTATACGATCTACGTCGCGATGGGCATCGGCATCGTCATCGCACCGCAACTGAGGGTGCTCGATCAGGCCTACCAGTTCATTCAGGAATACAGCAGTTTTATCACGCCGGGCGTATTTGCCATTTTTATACTCGGTATGTTCTGGAAACGGACCACATCCGCCGCTGCATTGACCGCCGCGCTGTTGACGATACCGTTGTCGACAGCAGGGAAATTTCTCGCGCCGGAAATCCCGTTTCTCGACCGTATGGGCTACATTTTTCTGATACTCTGTGCTGTAATCGCGGCGATTTCGCTTGCCGACCCTAAGAGCAAAAACAATCCGAAAGGTCTGGATATAGAGGCGTCGATGTTCCGGCCGGGTAAGAGCTTCGTAATCGGATCGGTGCTGATATGTGGCGTGCTGGCGGCATTGTATACGATTTTTTGGTAG
- a CDS encoding S41 family peptidase — translation MLNFKRLHFLYVLIFTLAGCRDKDVDPAIGTIDSTTAVDYPAINSWLYDVMDDAYFWYKNLPSKSSLDDTADPHNYFEKLVYQRSTVDRFSAVTNDIDALEAEFNGVSKIFGISYSLSYIDNGKSNIAAFLNYVVKGSPAEAAGLKRGDILMKVNGTQLTSVNYTSLLGSKETVTFTLGQVSGSSIVAGSQTVTITKAQVSEDPVLFSTIISKPAYGKIIGYLVYTQFVPGTETDQSKYDNELRQVFADFKSKGVNEFVLDLRFNPGGYISSAETLASLIGKGVSSSRIFYKEQWNDKYTAYWQKTKGANALNYTFLDEAGNIGNSLGRVFVLTSNGTASASELVINGLRPYMNVVTIGEHTAGKNLFGWLVSDDQKRWKWGAYIMLGQTANANGESDYGTVDGMTPDYLVEDSVVPYLPFGDENETLLRKALDVMGVPAPGGQRLAAAKNVDTFRKMLHDDLRTKENLMIRPGSIRAIPQ, via the coding sequence ATGCTGAATTTCAAACGATTACATTTCCTATATGTCCTGATTTTCACGTTGGCAGGTTGCAGGGACAAAGATGTCGATCCGGCCATAGGAACGATCGATTCCACGACTGCCGTGGATTACCCCGCTATCAACAGCTGGCTCTACGATGTCATGGACGATGCCTATTTCTGGTATAAAAACCTGCCTTCCAAAAGCAGCCTGGACGATACCGCCGATCCGCACAATTACTTCGAAAAACTGGTTTACCAGCGCAGTACAGTGGATCGTTTTTCCGCGGTTACGAATGATATCGACGCCCTGGAAGCCGAGTTCAATGGTGTCAGCAAGATATTCGGGATCAGCTATTCATTATCGTACATCGACAACGGAAAATCGAATATCGCAGCTTTTCTGAATTACGTGGTCAAAGGGAGCCCGGCAGAAGCGGCTGGCCTGAAACGGGGCGATATTCTCATGAAAGTCAACGGTACCCAACTGACGTCGGTCAACTATACTTCCCTGCTCGGCAGCAAGGAGACCGTCACCTTCACGCTGGGGCAGGTCTCGGGTTCCTCCATCGTGGCTGGCAGCCAGACGGTCACCATTACAAAAGCACAGGTAAGCGAAGATCCGGTCCTGTTCTCGACCATTATTTCCAAACCAGCCTATGGCAAGATTATCGGCTACCTCGTTTATACCCAATTTGTTCCCGGAACGGAGACAGATCAATCCAAATATGACAACGAGCTACGGCAGGTTTTTGCGGACTTTAAAAGTAAGGGCGTTAACGAGTTCGTGCTCGATCTCCGCTTCAATCCCGGCGGCTACATCAGTTCGGCCGAAACCCTCGCTTCGCTGATCGGAAAGGGAGTTTCGAGCTCCAGAATTTTCTATAAGGAGCAATGGAATGACAAATACACTGCCTACTGGCAGAAAACAAAGGGCGCCAATGCATTGAATTACACTTTCCTCGATGAGGCCGGCAATATCGGAAACAGCCTCGGCCGCGTGTTCGTGCTGACCTCCAACGGCACCGCGTCGGCGAGCGAATTGGTAATCAACGGATTAAGACCTTACATGAACGTCGTCACGATCGGTGAGCATACGGCCGGTAAAAATCTCTTCGGATGGCTTGTCAGCGACGACCAGAAGCGGTGGAAGTGGGGCGCATACATTATGCTCGGACAAACGGCCAATGCCAATGGCGAATCGGATTACGGCACTGTCGACGGAATGACGCCCGATTACCTGGTAGAAGACTCCGTGGTCCCTTACCTGCCCTTTGGCGACGAAAACGAAACGCTGCTCCGGAAAGCCCTGGACGTCATGGGAGTCCCGGCTCCTGGCGGGCAGCGCCTGGCGGCTGCGAAGAACGTGGATACTTTCCGCAAAATGCTTCATGACGATCTGAGAACGAAAGAAAATCTCATGATCCGCCCGGGCAGCATCCGGGCAATTCCTCAGTAA
- the iolE gene encoding myo-inosose-2 dehydratase, protein MNFENIRLGVAPINWTNDDMPELGGENTFEQCVSEMALAGFTGCEVGNKFPRDTNVLKKALELRGLQICNQWNSYELTTKSLAENRKNFTQLLDFLETMGAKVIGGGETGNSCQGKMDVPVFEGKGMLNTRDDWNNFTNGLDELGKIARDRGMKLAFHHHMGTCIQTVAETDRLLNETNPDYVFLNYDCGHFHFAGEDPVAALKKYIGRTAHIHLKDVRPNVLQRVHDERLSFLTAVKNGVFTVPGDPEGCIDFPSLFSIIKESDYAGWIVLEAEQDPAKANPLEYAIIARNFFRKLTGI, encoded by the coding sequence ATGAATTTCGAAAACATCAGACTGGGCGTTGCGCCTATTAACTGGACCAACGACGACATGCCGGAGCTCGGCGGCGAGAATACTTTTGAGCAATGCGTAAGCGAAATGGCGCTGGCCGGATTTACGGGTTGTGAAGTGGGTAATAAATTCCCCCGCGATACCAACGTGCTGAAAAAAGCGTTGGAACTCCGCGGTTTGCAGATCTGCAATCAATGGAACAGCTATGAACTAACGACCAAATCACTCGCCGAAAATCGTAAGAATTTTACTCAACTGCTCGATTTTCTCGAAACAATGGGCGCCAAGGTGATTGGCGGAGGCGAGACAGGAAACAGTTGCCAGGGCAAAATGGACGTACCGGTATTCGAGGGCAAAGGTATGCTGAATACCCGGGACGACTGGAACAACTTCACAAACGGTCTCGACGAGCTCGGCAAGATTGCCCGCGACCGCGGCATGAAGCTGGCTTTCCATCACCATATGGGCACCTGCATTCAAACCGTAGCGGAAACCGACCGGCTTCTGAACGAGACCAACCCCGATTATGTATTCCTGAACTACGACTGCGGCCATTTCCATTTCGCCGGCGAGGACCCGGTAGCCGCATTGAAAAAATACATCGGCCGCACGGCGCATATCCATTTGAAGGACGTGCGCCCGAATGTGTTGCAACGCGTACACGATGAGCGCCTGAGCTTCCTCACCGCAGTCAAAAACGGCGTTTTCACCGTTCCCGGCGATCCCGAAGGCTGTATCGATTTCCCCTCGTTGTTCTCGATCATCAAAGAAAGCGACTACGCCGGCTGGATCGTCCTCGAAGCCGAGCAAGACCCGGCCAAAGCGAACCCGCTGGAATATGCCATTATCGCCCGGAACTTTTTCAGGAAGTTGACAGGCATTTAA
- the iolG gene encoding inositol 2-dehydrogenase, producing the protein MTKKLKTGVIGLGRIGQIHLSNLVHHMPDAEVIIASDLSPAAHAFAQNLGVAQVTTDAYDVINHPDVEAVIICSPTPFHVPYTVAAAQKGKHVFCEKPLDVTLEAIQAAEKAVSDNNVKLMLGFNRRFDANFNNVRHLVANGKIGEPHILRITSRDPAPPPVEYLKVSGGIFLDMSIHDFDMARYIVGSEVKEVFVKGDALIHPEIKEFGDIDTAVIVLTFENGAIGVIDNSRKAVYGYDQRLEIFGSNGMAKAENNTTDTLIHFDSNGGHSSLPLHFFLERYETAYRVCLKTFIDCVLKDTPSPVDAHDGLMATAIGIAAMKSLTEGRSVKLDEVLHYAAAVQE; encoded by the coding sequence ATGACAAAAAAACTTAAAACCGGTGTGATCGGACTGGGCCGCATTGGCCAGATTCACCTTAGCAACCTTGTACACCACATGCCCGACGCGGAAGTGATTATCGCTTCCGATCTGTCGCCTGCCGCGCATGCATTCGCTCAAAATCTGGGTGTTGCCCAGGTAACCACCGATGCCTACGACGTGATCAACCACCCCGATGTGGAGGCGGTGATTATCTGTTCCCCGACGCCTTTTCACGTGCCATACACTGTGGCGGCGGCCCAAAAAGGGAAACATGTTTTTTGCGAAAAACCCCTGGATGTGACTTTGGAGGCGATCCAGGCAGCTGAAAAGGCGGTTTCCGACAACAATGTGAAGCTTATGCTTGGCTTCAACCGCCGCTTCGACGCCAACTTCAATAATGTAAGGCACCTCGTGGCGAACGGCAAGATAGGGGAACCTCACATTCTCCGCATAACCAGCCGCGACCCGGCGCCTCCGCCGGTAGAATACCTCAAAGTGTCGGGAGGGATTTTCCTCGACATGTCCATCCACGATTTCGACATGGCGCGTTACATTGTCGGTAGCGAGGTGAAAGAGGTGTTCGTAAAAGGCGATGCGCTTATTCATCCGGAGATTAAGGAATTCGGCGATATCGATACGGCTGTAATCGTTTTAACTTTCGAAAACGGCGCCATCGGTGTTATCGACAACAGCCGGAAGGCCGTGTACGGTTATGACCAGCGCCTGGAAATATTCGGGTCGAACGGTATGGCGAAAGCGGAAAACAATACCACCGACACCCTTATCCATTTCGACAGCAACGGCGGCCACAGTTCGCTTCCGCTGCACTTCTTTCTCGAAAGGTATGAAACCGCGTACCGCGTTTGCCTCAAGACGTTCATCGATTGCGTGCTGAAAGACACCCCTTCACCCGTTGACGCGCACGACGGCCTGATGGCAACCGCTATCGGCATCGCAGCCATGAAGTCGCTGACCGAAGGACGGAGCGTGAAATTGGACGAGGTGCTGCATTATGCGGCGGCGGTTCAGGAATAG